The Sporosarcina luteola genome contains a region encoding:
- a CDS encoding restriction endonuclease subunit S has translation MKVKLTPYKMGDLLKVKHGFPFLGEFFSTNGKYVVLTPGNFYESGGFKRTIGKEKFYVSDFPEEYLCSEGDLIVAMTEQAEGLLGSTAIIPENNIYLHNQRIGLISWNDDIVDKQFLYYLFMTRSVRKQIRDTASGTKVKHTSPDRIYDVNVFLPDLTVQQNNAALLWMLEQKILLNNLIITELEEMTKIIYEYWFVQFDFPNVEGKPYRSSGGKMVWNERLKREIPNGWEVSPLPKHCEVIDCLHSAKPPLEFEAEQYFLLQLENLVEHGLVNLSNKYYVSKEMYELWTSRIEVNEGDLVITNAGRVGSVARIPANLKAGIGRNMTAIRPRDIPAVFLYYFMTSRDVSAQIKINADTGSFFGSLNVRGIKELCITLPSDNAQDILGEFAKLVSPYRTRIELCAEENSQLTRLRDWLLPMLMNGQITVDKDEINSH, from the coding sequence ATGAAAGTTAAACTAACTCCGTATAAAATGGGAGATTTACTAAAGGTGAAACATGGATTCCCTTTCTTGGGAGAATTTTTTTCAACGAATGGAAAATACGTTGTGCTAACTCCAGGAAATTTCTATGAAAGTGGGGGATTCAAGAGAACTATTGGTAAGGAAAAATTTTACGTCTCTGATTTTCCAGAAGAATACCTATGCTCTGAAGGTGATCTTATAGTTGCAATGACTGAACAAGCAGAAGGATTACTTGGAAGTACAGCTATTATTCCAGAAAATAATATATATCTACACAATCAACGAATAGGTCTTATCTCTTGGAACGATGATATTGTTGACAAGCAATTTTTGTACTATTTGTTCATGACTCGGTCTGTGCGAAAGCAAATTCGCGATACAGCATCTGGAACTAAAGTCAAACATACATCTCCCGACCGTATATATGATGTTAATGTGTTTTTACCCGATCTAACTGTGCAGCAAAATAATGCAGCTTTGTTGTGGATGCTTGAACAAAAAATTCTACTCAATAACCTGATCATTACTGAACTTGAAGAAATGACGAAAATTATATATGAGTACTGGTTTGTGCAATTTGACTTTCCTAATGTTGAAGGCAAACCGTACCGTTCATCAGGCGGGAAAATGGTATGGAATGAGCGATTGAAGAGGGAAATACCGAATGGGTGGGAAGTTAGCCCGCTGCCGAAACATTGTGAAGTAATTGATTGTTTGCATTCAGCAAAGCCTCCGCTTGAGTTTGAGGCAGAACAATACTTTTTATTACAATTAGAAAATTTAGTAGAGCATGGACTTGTTAACTTAAGCAACAAATATTATGTATCAAAAGAAATGTACGAATTATGGACATCTCGCATAGAGGTAAATGAAGGTGATTTGGTTATTACTAATGCTGGTCGAGTAGGTTCTGTGGCTCGTATTCCAGCAAATTTAAAAGCTGGTATAGGTAGAAATATGACGGCAATTCGTCCAAGAGATATTCCAGCTGTATTTTTGTATTATTTTATGACTAGCAGAGATGTATCAGCACAAATTAAAATAAATGCTGATACAGGCTCGTTCTTTGGAAGCCTTAATGTCCGTGGGATTAAGGAACTTTGTATTACATTACCGTCTGATAACGCACAAGACATATTAGGAGAATTTGCAAAACTTGTTTCTCCCTATAGAACGAGAATTGAATTATGTGCTGAGGAGAATTCTCAATTAACCAGACTCCGTGACTGGCTATTGCCGATGCTTATGAATGGACAAATTACAGTCGATAAAGATGAAATTAATAGCCACTAA